From a single Marinobacter sp. ANT_B65 genomic region:
- a CDS encoding DUF4124 domain-containing protein, producing the protein MPNILHCSLLFMLAVSSLAQAQVYQWVDESGQRHFSDRPPQKNVSSLKKMESAKPTQAPRNRPSLAETTQPGTVVTRVNYNHPGSSESLKIRRMLEARNFSQLNDLLSRLQVTVQSDISQDVELQAAYRAFWLSESHWETIFDDWVALFPDTYTSYLARASYRISRAWDARGGAYIDKTPQENIDSMKHWLALANSDVELGLSLEPQALWAYCLQINAAKATGQYIVAQEALEVANDRYPANYIARKFYLETLDPKWGGSVISMLGFAQGAQAQANRNPNIRRLLEYTAYEAGRMSYINGEYEKALELLDVAIERGSDARTFHLRAKTYRRLNNLERALKDANTAIDQEEDNSSYFLTRARIYAGLKHYDQAFKDVERASALDPDHEPTERLRQSLLAIARHPDSEFFEPNTPVSSEVDTQDPASLFNFAKQLIANKKFAEARDALDKAISLSPATFDYYKAVDYALFKMGKTQDILEYWARYLSYNPDDGRAYLERSGTHYHLQDFAAAKKDAKRAAELGTKGAAKAYKQLQALSSG; encoded by the coding sequence GTGCCTAATATTTTACATTGCAGTCTGTTGTTTATGCTTGCTGTGTCTTCGCTCGCCCAGGCGCAGGTATACCAATGGGTTGATGAGTCTGGCCAGCGTCATTTCAGCGACAGGCCACCGCAAAAGAATGTATCTTCATTGAAGAAGATGGAGTCTGCAAAACCGACTCAAGCTCCCCGGAACCGCCCCTCTCTTGCGGAAACCACGCAGCCAGGCACAGTCGTGACTCGGGTGAACTATAATCATCCTGGTTCAAGCGAGTCTCTGAAGATAAGGCGTATGCTCGAAGCCCGGAACTTCAGCCAGCTTAACGACCTGCTTTCAAGGCTGCAGGTTACTGTCCAGAGCGATATCAGTCAGGACGTTGAGTTGCAGGCTGCGTACAGGGCGTTCTGGCTGAGCGAGAGTCACTGGGAGACAATATTCGATGACTGGGTGGCCCTTTTTCCTGACACCTATACATCCTATCTCGCGCGTGCAAGTTATCGGATTTCCCGTGCCTGGGACGCCAGGGGCGGTGCCTATATTGACAAAACACCTCAAGAAAATATTGACAGCATGAAGCATTGGCTGGCTCTTGCGAACTCGGATGTCGAGCTTGGGCTGTCTCTGGAGCCTCAGGCGCTTTGGGCCTATTGTTTACAGATCAATGCGGCTAAAGCTACAGGGCAGTACATAGTGGCGCAGGAGGCACTTGAGGTTGCAAATGATCGGTACCCGGCTAACTATATTGCGCGTAAATTCTATCTTGAGACTCTGGATCCAAAGTGGGGGGGCTCAGTGATCTCAATGCTGGGCTTTGCTCAGGGCGCTCAGGCCCAGGCTAACCGGAATCCGAATATCAGGCGGCTGCTTGAATATACGGCTTATGAAGCGGGGCGCATGTCCTATATCAATGGAGAGTATGAGAAAGCCCTGGAGTTGCTGGATGTTGCGATAGAGCGGGGTAGCGATGCGCGGACTTTTCATTTGCGTGCAAAAACCTACCGACGCCTGAATAACCTTGAACGAGCCCTCAAGGATGCAAACACGGCCATTGACCAGGAGGAAGATAACAGTAGCTATTTTCTTACTCGTGCTCGCATATATGCCGGACTGAAACATTATGATCAGGCATTCAAAGATGTTGAGCGTGCGAGCGCTCTGGATCCTGACCATGAACCGACAGAGCGACTGCGGCAGAGTTTGTTGGCTATCGCTCGTCATCCTGATTCAGAATTTTTTGAACCGAACACACCCGTCAGTTCTGAAGTTGATACACAGGATCCCGCTTCTCTATTTAATTTTGCCAAGCAATTAATCGCGAACAAGAAGTTTGCGGAGGCCAGGGATGCTCTTGATAAGGCGATAAGCTTGAGCCCTGCAACCTTTGATTATTATAAGGCCGTGGATTACGCACTGTTCAAGATGGGTAAAACTCAGGACATCCTGGAGTACTGGGCGCGCTACCTGTCATACAATCCTGATGATGGCAGGGCATATCTTGAACGCTCCGGAACCCACTATCATCTTCAGGATTTTGCCGCTGCAAAAAAAGATGCAAAACGTGCGGCAGAACTTGGTACCAAGGGCGCAGCGAAGGCTTATAAGCAGCTTCAGGCACTGAGCTCTGGCTGA
- a CDS encoding phytoene desaturase family protein — protein sequence MSSPKPSTLRIGRRYRANRLNGPYDAIIIGSGIGGLTAAACMSKMGKKVLVLEQHYTAGGFTHSYDRNGYEWDVGVHYIGDMGSDQTMGKRLFDHITDGQLHWAPLDAHYDRIFLGDKQVDLVAGPKAFRAELVKTFPEEEQAIDTYLDYLRQVAKAMPGIVLGKVLPDVAAGPLSMLTKRRAPDFLNKPTREVLEGITSNQELIAVLTGQWGDNGLPPAESSFIIHSLIARHYLHGGYYPIGGASEMAKTIIPVVQKSGGEVFTYADVTGILIEKGKAVGVRMADGAEIRSPLVISNAGVFNTFNKLLPKEAPDWDYYQDKLTTVKRSMASNCLYIGLQDTAENLGLPKTNYWIYPGADYEKQVKDFMANPEANDIPLTYISFPSAKDPSFAERYPGRATIEIVAPGPFEWYENWADKTWGKRGEDYEAKKEEYAQRLLKKLYEKFPHLEGKVDYYELSTPLSTDYFCRYSEGEIYGLDHTPDRFELDWLKPKTRIPGLYLTGQDIMTCGVVGAMLGGLLTTIAVSGFKGLPLAKKMFVG from the coding sequence ATGAGCAGCCCCAAACCGAGTACCCTCCGTATTGGCCGTCGCTATCGCGCCAACCGGCTTAACGGCCCTTATGATGCCATTATCATTGGCTCCGGCATTGGCGGCCTCACTGCTGCCGCCTGCATGAGCAAGATGGGCAAAAAGGTTCTGGTGCTTGAACAGCACTACACTGCAGGCGGCTTCACCCACAGCTACGACCGTAACGGCTATGAGTGGGACGTAGGTGTGCATTACATCGGCGACATGGGCTCCGACCAGACAATGGGCAAGCGCCTGTTTGACCACATTACCGATGGCCAGTTGCACTGGGCGCCCCTGGATGCCCATTACGACCGTATTTTCCTGGGCGACAAACAGGTAGATCTGGTCGCCGGCCCGAAGGCCTTCCGTGCGGAACTGGTGAAAACCTTCCCGGAAGAAGAACAGGCCATAGACACATACCTGGATTACCTGCGCCAGGTAGCCAAGGCCATGCCGGGAATTGTTCTGGGCAAGGTTCTGCCGGATGTGGCTGCCGGCCCGCTGAGTATGCTCACCAAACGCCGTGCCCCGGATTTCCTGAACAAGCCGACCCGCGAGGTGCTCGAAGGCATTACCAGCAATCAGGAACTGATTGCTGTGCTTACCGGCCAGTGGGGAGATAACGGCCTGCCGCCGGCTGAGTCCAGTTTCATCATTCACTCACTGATTGCCCGCCATTACCTCCACGGTGGTTACTACCCTATCGGTGGTGCTTCAGAAATGGCCAAGACCATCATCCCGGTAGTACAGAAAAGCGGTGGCGAAGTTTTTACCTACGCCGACGTAACCGGCATTCTGATCGAGAAAGGCAAAGCCGTGGGCGTTCGCATGGCAGACGGCGCAGAGATTCGTTCTCCACTGGTCATCAGCAACGCCGGCGTGTTCAATACCTTTAACAAACTGCTACCCAAAGAGGCACCGGACTGGGACTACTACCAGGACAAGCTGACGACCGTGAAGCGCTCCATGGCCAGCAATTGCCTGTATATCGGCCTGCAGGATACTGCTGAGAACCTCGGGCTGCCAAAAACCAACTACTGGATCTACCCCGGCGCAGATTACGAAAAACAGGTTAAGGACTTCATGGCCAACCCGGAAGCCAATGACATACCTCTGACCTATATTTCGTTCCCCTCCGCCAAAGACCCCAGCTTTGCCGAGCGCTACCCTGGCCGCGCCACCATCGAGATCGTGGCACCCGGCCCATTTGAATGGTATGAAAACTGGGCCGACAAAACCTGGGGCAAACGAGGTGAAGATTACGAGGCAAAAAAAGAAGAATACGCCCAGCGCCTGCTGAAAAAGCTATACGAGAAGTTTCCGCACCTTGAAGGCAAAGTAGACTATTACGAGTTATCTACTCCACTTTCCACGGATTACTTCTGCCGCTACAGCGAAGGGGAAATCTACGGTCTGGACCACACCCCTGACCGCTTCGAGCTGGACTGGCTGAAACCCAAAACCCGCATTCCCGGTCTTTACCTTACCGGCCAGGACATCATGACCTGTGGCGTAGTTGGAGCAATGCTCGGTGGCCTGCTGACAACGATTGCGGTGAGCGGTTTCAAGGGGCTTCCGCTTGCGAAGAAGATGTTTGTAGGCTAA
- a CDS encoding HlyD family secretion protein, protein MRNNSERLSGKFISNESGRVSRRFVLLTVIPLAVILAAVIFYLLGGRYIETENAYVRADMISVVPEVSGTVINVGVKENQSVKRGELLFEIDPLRYRIALQKAQSGREEVQAEIEAMKASYREKQQELAVAMNNHAFAQREYERQRELAKKRAVSESVLDSYHHKMELAGQQIQQVQTGLERIKAGLIGDPDIAVEKHPLYREAQSALDTARKDLDDTRVLARFDGIASKIPVEGQYADPNRAAMSLVSVSGIWVEANLKETQLTHVQPGQKVEVSVDAYPDYTWQGRVGSIAGAAGSEFSVLPAQNATGNWVKVVQRIPVRVELENTPDAPGLVSGMSVTVSVDTGPQTRGPAFIQPVTSWIQRVFGSDAAPELAGEAE, encoded by the coding sequence ATGCGCAATAACTCAGAAAGACTATCCGGAAAGTTTATTTCTAACGAATCAGGGCGTGTCAGCAGAAGGTTCGTGCTGCTCACCGTTATCCCTCTCGCAGTGATTCTGGCAGCTGTTATTTTCTACCTCCTTGGCGGCCGTTATATAGAAACTGAAAATGCTTATGTGCGCGCTGACATGATCTCTGTGGTTCCTGAGGTGTCCGGCACGGTTATCAATGTTGGAGTTAAAGAAAATCAGAGTGTGAAAAGAGGGGAGCTGTTGTTTGAGATAGATCCCTTGCGTTATCGAATTGCCCTCCAGAAAGCGCAATCCGGGCGGGAAGAAGTGCAAGCCGAGATTGAAGCCATGAAAGCCAGTTACCGGGAAAAGCAGCAGGAACTTGCGGTGGCCATGAATAATCACGCGTTTGCGCAGCGTGAATATGAGCGGCAAAGGGAGTTAGCGAAAAAGCGTGCGGTTTCCGAATCGGTGCTGGACAGCTATCACCACAAAATGGAACTGGCAGGGCAACAGATTCAGCAGGTACAGACGGGCCTTGAGCGCATTAAGGCTGGTTTGATCGGCGATCCGGATATTGCGGTCGAGAAGCATCCACTCTATCGCGAGGCCCAGTCAGCACTCGATACGGCCCGAAAGGATCTTGATGATACTCGGGTATTGGCGCGTTTCGACGGCATCGCTTCAAAGATACCGGTAGAAGGCCAGTATGCGGATCCCAATCGCGCAGCTATGAGCCTGGTATCCGTTTCGGGTATATGGGTGGAGGCCAACCTGAAAGAAACACAGCTAACCCATGTTCAGCCGGGCCAGAAGGTTGAGGTAAGCGTAGACGCTTATCCGGATTATACGTGGCAAGGGCGTGTTGGAAGTATTGCCGGTGCAGCTGGTTCCGAGTTTTCCGTTTTGCCAGCACAGAACGCGACCGGCAACTGGGTGAAGGTTGTGCAGCGAATTCCTGTGAGAGTCGAGCTGGAAAACACGCCGGATGCGCCTGGTCTGGTTTCAGGAATGAGTGTGACGGTTTCTGTCGATACCGGCCCCCAAACCCGTGGCCCCGCCTTCATACAACCGGTCACGTCCTGGATCCAGCGAGTGTTTGGATCCGACGCCGCGCCTGAACTGGCCGGAGAGGCTGAGTGA
- a CDS encoding branched-chain amino acid ABC transporter permease, protein MSMIFGVPMAVLSGQLLIGIINGAFYALLSLGLAVIFGLLKIINFAHGAMYMLGAMATVILFDTLGVNYWVALFLAPLLVGIVGVLVEYFLLRRIAGQDHIYSLLLTFGVALIMQGILTNIYGVSGLRYAMPDMFKGGVNLGFMFMPYYRAWVIVAALVVCFGTWFMIEKTKLGAYLRAGTEDSQLMQGFGINVPLLVSLTYGFGVMLAAFAGVLAAPIYSVTPVMGSHILIVVFAVVVIGGMGSIGGAIITGILMGIVEGLTKTFYPPASSAVIFLVMVIVLMIRPNGLFGKEA, encoded by the coding sequence ATGTCCATGATTTTCGGCGTGCCCATGGCGGTGCTGTCTGGCCAGCTTCTGATCGGGATTATCAACGGCGCCTTCTACGCGCTTTTGAGCCTTGGCCTGGCCGTTATTTTCGGTCTTCTTAAAATTATCAACTTTGCCCATGGCGCCATGTATATGCTGGGTGCCATGGCCACGGTCATTCTGTTCGACACATTGGGTGTGAACTACTGGGTGGCGCTTTTCCTGGCACCCTTGCTGGTTGGCATTGTCGGGGTGCTTGTCGAGTATTTTCTGCTCCGCCGTATTGCCGGGCAGGACCATATTTACAGCCTGCTCCTGACTTTCGGTGTCGCGCTGATCATGCAGGGCATTCTCACCAACATTTATGGTGTATCAGGCCTGCGCTATGCAATGCCTGATATGTTCAAAGGCGGCGTAAACCTCGGGTTTATGTTCATGCCTTACTACCGGGCCTGGGTAATTGTGGCTGCCCTTGTTGTGTGCTTTGGCACCTGGTTCATGATTGAGAAAACCAAGTTGGGCGCTTACCTGCGTGCAGGTACGGAAGATTCCCAGCTCATGCAGGGCTTTGGTATCAACGTGCCTTTACTTGTAAGCCTGACATACGGGTTTGGCGTCATGCTGGCTGCGTTTGCGGGGGTGCTCGCTGCACCCATCTACTCGGTAACCCCGGTAATGGGATCGCACATACTCATCGTGGTCTTTGCTGTGGTAGTTATCGGAGGCATGGGTTCCATAGGTGGCGCCATTATTACCGGTATTCTGATGGGTATTGTGGAAGGTCTTACAAAGACGTTCTACCCGCCAGCGTCCTCTGCTGTAATCTTCCTGGTCATGGTGATCGTGCTGATGATCCGGCCCAATGGCCTGTTTGGTAAGGAGGCATAA
- a CDS encoding ABC transporter substrate-binding protein — protein MTMMKKLLTSAVASALMVGGAQAEISNNTVKIGYLADMSGTYRDLAGPNGLKALEMAVADVGGTVNGAKIEIVTADDRNSPDVASSTVRRWLENDNVDMVAGLVASSVTIAATKVIEEHNKFALVNGSAASSITNEHCTPNHIHYTYDTYPLSVGTPTAIVKEGGKTWYVLTADYAFGHSLEADVTRMVESNGGEIIGSIRHPFPTPDFSSFILQAQASGADVVALANAGADTTNAITTAAEFGLTQSGQTLAALLLFLSDVHALGAETAQGIQLTTGWYWDMNDEAREWADRFMEETGARPTMVHAGIYSSAVQYLNAIKATGSDDSQVVRKQMMDTPINDMFTKNGRVREDGRMVHDMFLAQVKTPEESTGEWDLYKILRTIPADEAFRPLSDSKCKLVTSK, from the coding sequence ATGACAATGATGAAAAAGCTTCTGACTTCAGCTGTTGCATCAGCCTTGATGGTGGGTGGCGCCCAAGCGGAAATATCCAATAACACGGTCAAGATTGGCTACCTGGCCGATATGTCCGGCACCTATCGTGACCTGGCTGGCCCCAATGGCCTCAAGGCTCTGGAAATGGCAGTGGCCGATGTTGGTGGAACGGTCAACGGAGCAAAAATTGAAATCGTCACGGCCGATGACCGTAACAGCCCGGATGTGGCTTCCAGCACTGTGCGGCGCTGGCTGGAAAACGATAACGTCGATATGGTAGCTGGCCTTGTTGCATCCTCTGTAACTATCGCAGCAACCAAAGTCATTGAAGAACATAACAAGTTTGCTTTGGTTAACGGCTCTGCCGCATCAAGTATTACCAACGAGCACTGTACTCCGAACCATATTCACTATACTTACGACACCTATCCACTCTCTGTCGGTACCCCTACTGCGATAGTCAAGGAAGGCGGTAAAACCTGGTACGTCCTGACGGCTGATTATGCGTTCGGGCACTCACTGGAGGCAGACGTAACCCGCATGGTTGAGTCCAATGGCGGGGAAATCATCGGCAGCATCCGCCATCCGTTCCCGACTCCGGACTTCTCCTCATTTATTCTGCAGGCGCAGGCTTCCGGTGCAGATGTTGTCGCTTTGGCAAACGCCGGTGCAGACACCACAAACGCCATTACAACAGCTGCGGAATTCGGATTGACACAATCAGGCCAGACGCTGGCGGCATTGCTGCTGTTCCTGAGTGATGTCCATGCTCTGGGCGCTGAAACTGCTCAGGGTATCCAGCTGACTACTGGCTGGTACTGGGATATGAACGATGAGGCCCGTGAATGGGCTGACCGTTTCATGGAAGAAACCGGTGCAAGACCAACCATGGTTCACGCGGGTATCTACTCCAGTGCGGTTCAGTATCTGAATGCTATTAAAGCGACGGGCTCTGATGATTCCCAGGTTGTGCGTAAACAGATGATGGATACGCCTATCAACGACATGTTCACCAAAAATGGCCGTGTTCGTGAAGATGGCCGTATGGTGCACGACATGTTCCTGGCGCAGGTCAAAACCCCGGAAGAATCCACCGGCGAATGGGATCTTTACAAAATCCTGCGCACCATTCCGGCTGATGAGGCGTTTCGTCCGCTTTCAGACAGCAAGTGCAAGCTGGTCACCAGTAAATAA
- a CDS encoding ABC transporter ATP-binding protein, producing the protein MNQNAAKEYEQLRISGLHAFYGESHILHGIEMVVNRGELVTLLGRNGAGRSTTLKAIMNMVGRRTGSIMINGEETMSCAPHNIARLGVGYCPEHRGIFASLSVQENLTLPPVVRSGGMSLEEIYSMFPNLYERRFSQGTKLSGGEQQMLALARILRTGANMLLLDEITEGLAPVIVEKLGEVLVALKNKGLTIILVEQNFHFAAPLADRHYVVEHGQIVEEVSAGELHAKQSVLDGYLGV; encoded by the coding sequence ATGAACCAGAATGCGGCAAAGGAGTACGAGCAGCTACGCATTTCCGGGCTGCATGCGTTTTACGGTGAATCCCATATTCTGCATGGTATTGAAATGGTCGTTAACCGGGGCGAGCTGGTTACGCTTCTCGGCCGTAACGGTGCCGGGAGAAGCACCACGCTCAAGGCAATCATGAATATGGTTGGCCGTCGCACCGGCTCCATCATGATTAACGGGGAAGAGACCATGTCTTGTGCCCCGCACAATATTGCAAGGCTGGGTGTCGGGTATTGCCCTGAGCATCGTGGCATTTTTGCGTCTCTCAGTGTTCAGGAAAACCTCACTTTACCGCCAGTAGTGCGCAGCGGAGGTATGAGCCTGGAAGAGATTTACAGCATGTTCCCTAACCTCTACGAACGTCGTTTCAGCCAGGGCACCAAACTCTCAGGTGGAGAGCAGCAGATGCTGGCGCTGGCGCGCATCCTTCGTACCGGAGCCAATATGCTGTTGCTGGACGAAATTACAGAGGGGCTTGCGCCGGTTATTGTTGAAAAACTGGGCGAGGTCCTGGTGGCCCTTAAAAACAAAGGGCTTACCATCATTCTGGTAGAGCAGAATTTCCACTTTGCAGCGCCATTGGCCGACCGACACTACGTGGTAGAGCATGGACAGATAGTGGAAGAGGTCAGTGCCGGCGAGCTGCATGCGAAGCAGTCAGTACTGGATGGCTATTTGGGTGTCTGA
- a CDS encoding branched-chain amino acid ABC transporter permease, with the protein MSQIDIQSDIHKTILEQQKTEDRRKLMLNGVLLVLLLLAPFVMYPVFLMKILCFALFAVAFNLLFGFTGLLSFGHAAFLATGGYTTGYLLSNFSGLTTEMGIIAGTLVSTVLGLGFALLSIRRQGIYFAMVTLALAQLVFFFFVQSSFTGGEDGMHGVPRGELFGLINLEDNLNMYYFVLAVFLGCYLLVQRIVSSPYGQVLKAIKQNEPRAVSLGYKVDRYKILAFVISAALAGLAGSMKSVVFQLASLNDAHWHMSGEVILMTLVGGMGTLLGPVIGAMFVVNIEYQLAQGPLRDWVDPILGGIFVLTVLAFRSGIVGEVQRFVRKNMG; encoded by the coding sequence ATGAGCCAGATCGATATTCAGTCTGATATCCATAAAACCATCCTTGAGCAGCAAAAAACTGAGGATCGCAGAAAGCTGATGCTCAACGGGGTTCTGCTCGTACTTCTGCTGCTGGCACCGTTTGTGATGTATCCGGTGTTCCTGATGAAAATCCTTTGCTTCGCGCTGTTTGCGGTAGCCTTCAACCTGTTGTTCGGATTCACTGGTTTGCTCTCTTTCGGGCACGCAGCATTTCTGGCGACGGGCGGTTATACCACCGGTTACCTGCTCAGTAATTTCAGTGGTCTTACCACGGAGATGGGCATCATTGCGGGAACATTGGTGTCCACGGTGCTTGGACTGGGCTTTGCTCTGCTGTCTATCCGTCGCCAGGGCATCTACTTTGCCATGGTTACCCTGGCTCTTGCCCAACTGGTGTTCTTCTTCTTTGTGCAGTCGTCATTTACCGGCGGAGAGGATGGTATGCATGGCGTTCCACGGGGTGAGCTGTTCGGGTTGATCAATCTTGAAGACAACCTGAATATGTATTACTTCGTGCTGGCGGTCTTCCTCGGCTGCTACCTGCTGGTTCAGCGCATTGTAAGCAGTCCTTATGGCCAGGTGTTGAAAGCCATTAAACAGAATGAGCCCCGAGCAGTATCTCTGGGCTACAAAGTGGATCGATACAAGATTCTGGCATTTGTGATTTCCGCTGCACTTGCCGGACTTGCTGGCTCCATGAAGTCCGTGGTGTTCCAGCTGGCGTCCCTGAACGATGCGCACTGGCATATGTCCGGAGAGGTCATCCTCATGACCCTCGTGGGTGGCATGGGCACATTGCTGGGGCCGGTTATAGGTGCAATGTTTGTGGTCAATATCGAGTACCAGCTCGCACAAGGCCCGCTCCGGGACTGGGTAGACCCGATTCTCGGTGGTATCTTTGTGCTGACAGTGCTGGCCTTCCGTAGCGGTATTGTGGGCGAGGTTCAGCGGTTTGTGAGGAAAAATATGGGTTAG
- a CDS encoding DHA2 family efflux MFS transporter permease subunit, with protein MLATIMQAVDTTIANVALPHMQGSMSATSEQIAWVLTSYIVAAAIMTPMTGFLAARMGRKRLFVTAVIGFTVTSMLCGIATSLEEMVLFRVLQGVFGAGLVPLSQSVLLDTYPKEKHGSAMAMWGVGVMVGPILGPTLGGYLTEYYNWRWVFLINLPFGVLALLGILMFVKETEKEPRRFDLYGFALLSLAIGSLQLMLDRGQSLDWFSSMEIIIESLISALCLYMFIAHMMTAKEPFLEPGLFKDRNLILGLVFIFIVGVVLLATLALLPPFLQNLMGFPVITTGQVLAPRGVGSMLAMIVVGRLLNVVDARFLIGIGLILMSFSLFQMAQFNLDISPWALVRTGLIQGVGLGLVFVPLSTITFSTLATGYRTEGTSMFSLIRNIGSSIGISVMVALAVRSTQTNHAVLGEQLSPYRDPVQRLLEEGGSLGSTDQALAILNGELSRQAAAIGYLNDFQLMAWMTLLAIPLLLLFRKQ; from the coding sequence ATGCTTGCAACAATTATGCAGGCAGTTGATACCACCATTGCAAATGTCGCCTTACCCCATATGCAGGGGAGTATGTCGGCTACCTCAGAGCAGATTGCCTGGGTGCTGACATCGTATATTGTTGCGGCTGCGATCATGACGCCCATGACCGGTTTTCTGGCTGCCCGTATGGGCCGTAAAAGGCTGTTCGTGACCGCTGTTATCGGCTTCACCGTAACGTCAATGCTATGCGGTATTGCCACCTCACTGGAAGAAATGGTGCTGTTCCGGGTATTGCAGGGCGTGTTTGGCGCAGGACTGGTTCCGCTGTCCCAGTCGGTGCTGCTGGATACCTACCCGAAGGAGAAGCATGGCTCCGCCATGGCTATGTGGGGAGTCGGTGTTATGGTCGGCCCTATTCTTGGCCCGACGCTGGGTGGTTACCTTACTGAATATTACAACTGGCGCTGGGTATTCCTGATTAACCTGCCATTCGGTGTTCTTGCTCTCCTGGGCATTCTCATGTTTGTGAAAGAAACCGAAAAGGAACCTCGGCGCTTCGATCTGTATGGGTTTGCGTTGCTGTCCCTGGCCATCGGCTCTCTGCAGTTGATGCTGGATCGTGGTCAGAGTCTGGATTGGTTCTCCTCCATGGAAATCATCATTGAATCGCTGATTTCAGCCTTGTGTCTGTATATGTTCATCGCACACATGATGACCGCAAAGGAACCCTTTCTGGAGCCGGGCTTGTTCAAAGACCGAAACCTGATTCTGGGTCTGGTATTTATATTTATTGTTGGCGTGGTTCTGCTGGCTACTCTGGCGCTGCTGCCGCCATTTCTCCAGAACCTTATGGGCTTTCCGGTGATTACCACCGGCCAGGTGCTGGCTCCCCGTGGCGTCGGCAGTATGCTCGCCATGATTGTTGTTGGCCGCCTGCTCAATGTCGTGGATGCCAGGTTTCTGATAGGCATCGGCCTTATTCTGATGTCCTTCTCTCTGTTCCAGATGGCGCAGTTCAATCTGGATATCAGCCCTTGGGCTCTAGTCAGGACTGGCCTGATTCAGGGGGTTGGTCTGGGGCTGGTGTTTGTGCCACTGAGCACTATCACCTTTTCCACACTGGCAACAGGTTACCGTACCGAAGGAACGTCTATGTTCAGCCTGATCAGGAATATTGGTAGCAGCATTGGTATCTCGGTGATGGTTGCACTCGCTGTCCGCAGTACCCAGACCAATCATGCGGTGCTGGGTGAGCAGCTCTCTCCCTATCGTGATCCGGTTCAGCGGCTGCTTGAGGAGGGCGGTAGCCTTGGCTCAACGGACCAGGCGCTTGCCATTCTCAATGGAGAATTAAGTCGTCAGGCCGCTGCTATCGGTTACCTTAACGATTTTCAGCTCATGGCGTGGATGACACTGCTGGCAATACCCTTATTGCTGCTTTTCCGGAAGCAGTGA
- a CDS encoding aspartate/glutamate racemase family protein gives MKTIGLIGGMSWESTQTYYRLINQQVRERLGGLHSARILLYSLDFAEIEALQHKGDWNGTAEILTSAAQSIKAGGADFLLICTNTMHKVAPQIEQATAMPLLHIADATARVLIEDGITSVGLLGTRFTMEQAFYRERLEEKGITVFVPDDNERESVHRIIYEELCHGIINSGSKSTYLDIVDSLAARGAQAVILGCTEIGLLIQNSDSQVALYDTTEIHAAQAVELALR, from the coding sequence ATGAAAACCATAGGTTTAATCGGCGGCATGAGTTGGGAATCTACCCAGACTTATTATCGCCTGATCAACCAGCAAGTTCGGGAACGCCTTGGCGGGCTTCACTCGGCCAGGATCCTGCTCTACAGCTTAGACTTTGCCGAGATTGAAGCTCTCCAGCACAAGGGGGACTGGAACGGAACGGCGGAAATACTGACATCGGCGGCGCAATCCATTAAGGCAGGTGGAGCCGATTTCCTCCTTATCTGCACCAACACCATGCACAAGGTTGCACCACAAATCGAGCAGGCTACGGCCATGCCTCTGCTTCACATCGCCGATGCGACCGCCAGGGTGTTGATCGAAGACGGGATAACCTCGGTAGGGTTACTTGGCACCCGGTTCACTATGGAACAGGCTTTCTATCGGGAGCGCCTGGAGGAAAAGGGAATCACTGTTTTCGTTCCCGATGATAATGAACGGGAATCTGTACACAGGATCATCTACGAAGAGTTGTGCCACGGCATTATCAATTCCGGGTCGAAATCTACTTATCTGGATATCGTAGATTCACTGGCCGCACGCGGAGCTCAGGCCGTCATTCTTGGATGTACCGAGATCGGATTACTGATCCAGAACTCTGATTCGCAGGTTGCGCTGTACGACACAACAGAAATTCATGCAGCGCAAGCCGTCGAACTGGCACTCAGATAG